In Podarcis muralis chromosome 7, rPodMur119.hap1.1, whole genome shotgun sequence, the genomic stretch CTGATTGATTGTAGCCTATTAGCATATGTCAGTCCAGGAGCACCTCTTGATTCATGCCAATTGTCCAAATTATGGAGGAACCAACCGCAACTCATGCCAGAGTTGGAGGCTTGTCCATGGCAAGGACACTCCCAGGTTGCACCCGATCTGCCTTTCAAGTTGGCAGACACGGGCTTGAGCAGCACAGTGGGGTGCAGTGAGCTCCCCCGATCCCACTGGGGACCATTGCCAATAAATCCTGGCTTTCCCCTGCCTGAATGGCAGCACGGAGCTACTGGCATTGAGTTCGTGATGTAGCCAGAAACCTACATGGATTTATCTAATCCTGCTTTCGTTCCATCTAACGCAGTACACACCACCCaaccttgtggcagtgagttttAGAAGGTGGCTATGGATTGTTGTGCAAGAGGAAGCACTTCTTTCGTCAGGCCTAAACTGATTGCTAATTTTCTTAATTGGGTGGCTCAAGTCAGAAATGAgtctgtgtggccctccagatgttgttgggactacaattcctatcatctctGCCAATGTCATATCCTGGTCATTATTAGAGATCCTTTCCAAAAATTCCACTCATTCAGTGTTCTCCCTGGAATCTGGACTTCCAAATTACTTGTTCTTGCTCCCAATATGAAAAAGATCTGTTGGGAATTTTCCattgttccattttttttaaagagtatttCTTTATATTATATGGATTATAAACTACTAAAGATTATAGCAGCATACAGCCATGAAACTTTAACAATAAACAGTTCAACAGTTCTCAGAAATGAAATCAGATATGCATCCTTCAGGAACGTCAGcaaaaaatagaatagaataaaacaaaggttttagcTCGACAAAATGTGTACGATGTCGGAAAGTGTCTAACTATCCTTCATGCACTGCCTCCAGTACATGCAgcatcacgggggggggggggacaccccatAGATGGTTGCAGTGAATGGGCAGCTATATAGACAATACTAGCCTATTCCTTGGAAGAAAGCCTGCCAATCAAACTAGTAGCTGTGGTGCCTGTGGTGGGTTGGAAGCATGACGTTATCCTTAGATGGCACTGAGACACGGTGATGGGAAGGTGGGGATTATACAGATGCCTCGGCAGGAGCATGGAATGGGGAACTGCATGGCCCCAATCTCATGGTCACTCCAGCCCAGACCTGTTCAGGTAAGCATCTTCACATGCTGCTACTGTGAACTTAAGATGCACAGCTGATATTTGTGTGCAGTATAGAGGTGGTGTACTGCAAGCACCCATTTTCTCTGCTGTCAAAAGTGGCATAatttctgccagtcccagttCCACCTGCAGCATGTTGAGTTTGTTGAGAAAGCCAAGAGAAGGACAACTGGGAGCAGGAAACTATTGAGGCAATAGCATTAGGCTGGTTAGATGTCAGGCACCATAGCTACCCATCCAAAATATGCATCTTTGGTGGTagccctactcaaagtagacccactgaagtcagtggacaTAACTTAGGTTCAGTTGTTGTGATAGATATACTCTGAGCCGGACTTAGCTGAATAAAACTCACTGCATATTTGAGCCACTGCCATTAAAATTTACAGCGAGCTTAACAGTTGTTCTAACAGCAGTGGTTTGATCTCCAGACAGATTACTACCAGTCTCCTGGTTGCCAAATCCGCCCACTGAAGTGCTAGTCTTGAAGTCCAAACACAGACACTAGCCCTTGATTTCCCTTGATCAGGCAGGGGAAAGTCACTAGtcactcgatggcccttgtggtctcttccaactctatgattactGGTGGATTgattattgaatttctataccacttactatattaaaaatatatctaagtggtgtacaaaaagctgaggcaaaaacagacaaacaaaatattacaaaaacacacattcattttccttctgacacatccTTCCCCTCAGCCTCCGGGTTCTCACCcaggtccaaacaaactctcagcaaACCCATAAAAGTCCCACAACAAGAAGAATTTATGGGAACAGCAGATATCACCCTAGTTTCTCACTCTAGAgctgctttttatgggcaggcccaagaaGGACAGTTTTTAACCCTCCTAGATTAGCATCAAATGATGGCTCAGTTGATATGTCATTCCAAAGTCCTGGCCTTCCATTTTGTCCCTAACAGCATAGTAGGAGAATGGATGTGATCAATGATAAATAACTTACGTGGATCCTGAGAGGCAACTAAGAGTGGCGAAAGAAGGCAGAGAACAAGGAGAGGCTCCATGGTGTCAAAAGGTAGGGCTAGGGACAATGCTGAGCTTGAGTGCTTCTGGTGCCCAAATTTATGTGTAGAGGGCATTTTATAGATAACGTCTGCAATAACGTAACTGAGGCAGTTGCTCCAATGAAATGCAGTAATTGTGTAGTATAAATACCTGTAAAGCAACTGGGTGGAGATGCCTGTCTTATTGTGTTGTGCAATGCATTTCTAGGGTGCAAGGACTTCCTGGAATGAATGGTGGATTCTGACAATAAAATTTATGGCAAACATGATGCACGATGCAAACCTTTAGGTCCGTTTGAGACACCTCTTAAATATTATTTGACACACATCTcacatcttcagatatctcatgggctttcacatggaagatggcgcaagcttgttttctcctgcgccAGAGTGTAGGACTCACACCAATGGcttcgagttacaagaaaggagattccgactaaacatcaggaagaactttatgtcactaagaactgtttgacagtggaatggtccccctcgggagattgtggactctacTTCCTTGTAGATTTTTAAGTACAGGTTGGATggttatctgtcatggatgctttagctgagattcctgcattgcggggggttggacccATTCCAGCTCGACAATTCTGCGATTCTGTGATCCAGGACAGAtagccctccaacctctgctttaaaacctccaatgaagggttAGAGAAAAGTCCTGTTGTCTGAGAGCCCTTCCACTTGAGGACCGTGTTCTTTAAAGTAGGACATTTGCCCAACTTAGTGGGCAAATGCAGGATTTGGTGCATGAAAAGGATGGCAAGATTTTAAAGCTGGCCCCAGTGTGGGATGGAGATGATTTTCTATCCCAAGGGCTGCATTATCTTCTGGGCAACctgccaagggccacatgccaggtgtGGGTGGGGCACGAGAGAGGATTTTTTAGCTTTGTAGTGGAGCCTGGTTCCTTCCCCCCTAGTGGCacaccccttcctttcccccctagaTGAGCAAGAGGCGTCAGAGCACGTCCCACCTAGGAAAAGCTCTTGGGGTGCAAAGAAGTACCAGgggtgggtgtggcctggggagagttcggAGGGCCAGAGAGGGAGACTTCAGGGGCCACATTTATCCCCTGAGCCTGAAGTTCCCGAACTCCACCCACAACAGGTGGAGGACCTTCCATGTGGGGCTTTGCTTCAGGGATGTCTTGGACTGGCACAGTCGAGAGAGGGCTGAACCCAAGGCCTGTGTCGGAGCGTCTCTCTCCTTTGACATTGAATTTATCGATGGCTCAACTCATCTCCAGTCAACTCCTCCTCCATTCGCAGAGAGCTgagctgcagtggctccctggtccttgctgctgctgttcagctGGTATGAATTAAGACCTTTCCTCTAGGTCCGTAGTCCAACTCGTAAACCAGAAGTGCTTTGTTTACTGCTTGGCAATAAAAACCACTGGTGCTTCCCATATCACAGCTCCCTGGCTTTCTTGCAAATGATGGCAGGGTTGTAGCCCCTGGAAGGGTCAGCATCTGCGGTTGGCATCACTGGGTTCCTGTTGAAGTCCACAGCCCAGCCAGGGCCCCATGGCTAACCCCTGGGTCCCCTtggtcctcctcttcctcctgtttgCTACTGCCCGTTTTTTCATCATCTCTCCCACCCTGCCTCCCTTTATCCTATGTTTTTCCTTTCAAGCTATGACCTTGCTCTTTACCTCATGGGCCGCTGTATTCAGGGCCGGGCagggatttttccacttggcaaattggcactggccaacTGGCTTTCACCTAACTCAAATCAATcattaggcattgggtaagccttagttttggctggaggggaggttgtagactctgcCTGCCCCACTTTGGTTAAAGCTATCCTGTTATAAAGGGATCCGCAAGGAGTTGCTTCTGTCTGATGCCCAGGCGGCAGCTAGGTCCATAGCACTCGTCTAATGGGGACCCCCTCAGGAATACCCCTATTTTACATAGGTCATAGCCCCTTCCCCCAATGCGGTTTACCCTTAGATGCACTCTCAGCAGATGGGCTGAGGGGAAAATAaatggcttcacccaatgccaaACATTTCACATCTGTAATtgataaaagttgtggcctatttgaacccaaacTATATGCTGCTTTCTTGTCTGGTAATTTATTATCTAGGGAGCAGCGAGGTCACGGGGCCTTGGCAAGCAAGTGTAAGGTTTTAGAGATTTTAGAGAAAtatggaggaatggaagttcatgCTGAAAATTAGTGCATTCCTCCTTGAAGAAAAAAGATGAAGACATGAGTAAGAAAAACCGTAACGTTATAATTCTCGATACCTCGGCACATAGGATTGTTACACAGGTGAGGATGCAAACACAGAGAAACTCAAGAAAGCAATAACGTTTACAAAGGGGGACCCAGTTAGCTGGATGGCTGCAGAAGGGCCATAATCCTCAGTTTGCCCATCAGTGCAAACTGCATACTCAGTCACAATGTAGAGTTTTCCTGCATAGGGCACAAGGTCATTGACATCCAAGGAACAAGCTGAATCAGTTGCACAGCCTTTGACGGAGAAGTTTTGTTCCGGTAAACCTGCAGAGAGAGAAGAGCAAAGACTCAAAATGAGAGGAAGAGCAGGTCCCCTTTCgtacctcattgcgagaagtgaggctacagggaaccagacagagggccttctcggtagtggcgcccgccctgtggaacgccctcccatcagatgtcaaagagataaataattacctgacattcagaagacatcttaaggcagccctgttcagggaagtttttaatatgtaacgctgtactgtttttaacactgattgggagccgcccagagtggctggggaaactcagccagatgggcggggtataaataataaataataataattattattatattattattattatacctagcttgttttcccctgcatATGATGGTTTGTGTCAGAGTCTAATTGCAGCGGGGGCTTGACCCAGCTGAATCTGGTGTCCGCAGAGCCTCACAGCTCACAGGTTCCCCCAACAGCATGCTATAAAGGAGGGAAGAAGTCAGGGAGAAGGCAGCAGCCAGAGGTGAAGCATAGGTTTGGAAAGTAGATAGACTTAGAAAGCCAAGTGTGGGAGAAAGAGCAGGCATGGACCTGGAGCTCTTTCTGGGTCACCACTCAGCAGGGATGGCCCCTCTTATTTCACCACCTGTGGCAAAATGGGAAAACGTTGCCCCTGCCTCCCCTCCAAAATCTTTCTTACTGGGGTCGTGCAGCTGCAGCGGTGGGAAGACGGCAGTTTGTCCAACCTTTAAACAGCTCACCTGGGCCACTACCACCTGTGTTGCTTGCTTCCTTCGTCACTTCCTGCCTGCCATTCTGTCATCATGCTGCCTATGAGCGGCCGTGCAAATTACAGCATGACGACAGCCTTACTTttatatgtatataggaagaaaaggaagatggGACAGGAAGCAAAAATGATGATAAAGAAGTGAAAATAAAAGGAAGGTGGGATCTaaaacttaaaagaaaagaataatagtCACTCTGAGGGAACTTCTGAgatttctgggggggaaatggcatgcACCCACCCCTGGGAGCATTGTCTGTGGTGAAAAGTACTAGGTTGGGCAATGTTTTGGGAAGCCTATTCCCTGTCTACACTTGCCTCCCATCCTTAATTTTGATTTGGGCATTCTTTCTGGAGAATCCCAGCCTTACCGTTTGGTAGTAGGAGACAAAGAGGGACATGGGgtgattgttttttttaaatacacgCACGCAGAGTGGTGGTCAAAAGTGTGCCCAGTGATCATCAAGTCAATTTGAGGGTGTGTAGTGAGGTCACATTCACTCCTTACTTTACTTTTAACACATGCATATGCCACTTTAAGAGTTgtaccttcccccaaagaatcctggggatggTAGTTTGTTAAGCACATTGACCCCATAGAGCTACAGtgtccagcactcttaacaaactacagttgcaaGGACTCATTGCGACTATCAAAGTGGTACAAGAGTTCTTGAAATACAGGGTGTGGCTTTGACCTAAGTCTCACAGAGTCCTGTTGCCTTTTTCACAAGCTAAGGGCTGTGGATAAAAGATTCCTCCCTGTCCCCACTATCACCGACTTCCCAGGTTCATCCTACTTTCCACCCACAACCCAGGTTGGAAAAGGGGAAATTAAGGGTAAGGCAGAAGCCATCTTTAAAGGCTTTCAACAAAGCTCCTTGGAAAGGTCCCAGTaacagcagggtgtgtgtgtgcgtgtgtgtgaagAAATACCAGCGTATAGCCCAACAAGGGAAATGCACTTTTCTTCGATTCCGGTGCATTCGACGCGCTCGTGGGCCTGGCAAGGGCCCCGGTTAAAACTCTCACACCCTGGGCAAGTCAACCCGTTTTTGGTAGAACTCGCAGGAGTCACTGGAAAACAATCAGAGGAAGATCTCACGTGAGCGAGGGCAGCGAGAGGTAGCTCTGATGAAACGGACTCAGCCCATGGAGCTAAGCAAACACGGTAAGCCCcaaacttatgcacatttaacttgtgcaatttCAGCTTTACAAgccttgcaacaacaacaacaacaacaacaacaacaacaacaataatagggggaggaaaaagagactctggcaatcccacctgccattgaactcaatgtgtCCTGAccatacacaattttggctttagctaTGATCCCCAGAAACTAAAACCCACATAAATTGTAGTCTGTGCTTTGGTAGTCTCAAGGCTAGATTACTGCAGCATACTCTATATGGGGCTGTCCTTGGATCTGGCCTGGAAGCTTCAGCTAGGGAAGAACGTTGCAGGTGGAGCGGTGATGAGAACAGATCACCGTCAACACATGACACTCCATGGGCCAGGTTGCCCCCAAGAATGAGCCAGATCCACTAGTCTATCTAGTTCAGGATTGTCTactgattggcagaagctctctggggttttggGAGTGCCTGGAGATGCCTGAGAAGGACACACTGCCAGGGGGCATGAAAAGGGGGCTCAAACTGCAGCAGACCAGTAGTGTCTGcagatgtaggaagctgcctcacagagtcagaccattgcaccatctagcttagcactgactgcactgactgccagagGTGCTCCAGGGTTCCAGCTTGGGCTGGATGATAGATTGTCCCAAACTGGTTTGAAGCCCGcattgtgatattggtttcatgatGTATCACGAATCATGATTTGTGTGCGTTATGCAAAAATCTCAATGTGGGGAAAACACAGAAGCCAGgtaatgcctctacatagctccatctttaTTTTAGACGTCAGGATATATTGGTATGTTgctatgtttagctggtgatatatcgtgatgttgaaGACCAGATATCGCACAGTCCTAAttccaggcaggggacattcccaagtccttcctggagatgccaggagttgaaccagggaccttctgcaaggaaagtgctctaccactgaactaaggACCTTTCCATGCACTGAGGTCTTCTGCTGAGACCCTTCTTCAAAAGCCTCCTTCACCAGACAAATGCTCTTCAGTGGCATGGGAGATGGTCTTCTCAGCAGAGGCACCAGTTGCAGAACACCCACCCCAACAAGATTTGCATACCACCTTCCTTGCTATCTTTTTAGCATCAGGCAAATACAGATTTTTTATTTACCCGGGCATTTTAACCAGTTGCAAATCCTAGCCTGCTTTCAAGGGGTCTGTTCGCTGCTTGATTTTagtggggtggtgctgtggttctTGAATTGTGGCATTAATTTTTGTTGTTACACAGCCCTGAAATCCAAAAAAAGGATGgaaggtggtacatgactcctttCTTTCCTGTGATGTGAGGTTTGCCTTGTATTGGAATAATAAagggcaggagtcagcaaacccATATTTATTGATAGGAGAAGTATAATAAAATAAGGTATTATTTGGGAGTGCAGATCAGGAAGTTTA encodes the following:
- the LOC114603452 gene encoding phospholipase A2 inhibitor and Ly6/PLAUR domain-containing protein-like isoform X1 → MKTILFHCLTCCILLLPVNEARNLSCSKCDLGDATCKMIHCPHKELVCVTLSTFNTLGRGVSPTGIYKSCINRSACKPGAFTLSTSTERQIRSNIACCGTAGCNEELVLSMTPASSTKNGLTCPGCESFNRGPCQAHERVECTGIEEKCISLVGLYAGLPEQNFSVKGCATDSACSLDVNDLVPYAGKLYIVTEYAVCTDGQTEDYGPSAAIQLTGSPFVNVIAFLSFSVFASSPV
- the LOC114603452 gene encoding phospholipase A2 inhibitor and Ly6/PLAUR domain-containing protein-like isoform X2, with product MKTILFHCLTCCILLLPVNGRGVSPTGIYKSCINRSACKPGAFTLSTSTERQIRSNIACCGTAGCNEELVLSMTPASSTKNGLTCPGCESFNRGPCQAHERVECTGIEEKCISLVGLYAGLPEQNFSVKGCATDSACSLDVNDLVPYAGKLYIVTEYAVCTDGQTEDYGPSAAIQLTGSPFVNVIAFLSFSVFASSPV